One region of Spiroplasma culicicola AES-1 genomic DNA includes:
- the pth gene encoding aminoacyl-tRNA hydrolase, protein MPKLIIGLGNPGKQYEVTRHNAGFIAIDCLLERYGFQNSKEDLKAQLFFSSINGEKVIFAKPQTFMNLSGQALIAIMNFYKINIKDIIVIYDDKDLPLASARFREKGSAGGHNGIKNIIALLGSDQFNRLRIGIDPPPNKEYKIVDWVLSKMNNNEIESIKQRVNDISDFLKIFVQDSDFKKVMNMFNK, encoded by the coding sequence ATGCCTAAATTAATTATTGGACTAGGTAATCCAGGAAAACAATATGAAGTCACACGTCATAACGCTGGTTTTATAGCTATTGATTGTTTACTTGAAAGATATGGATTTCAAAATTCAAAAGAAGATTTAAAAGCACAATTATTTTTTTCATCAATTAATGGTGAAAAAGTTATTTTTGCAAAACCTCAAACTTTTATGAATCTTTCTGGACAAGCATTAATTGCAATTATGAATTTTTATAAAATAAATATTAAAGATATAATTGTGATTTATGATGATAAGGATTTACCACTTGCTTCAGCACGCTTTAGAGAAAAAGGAAGCGCTGGAGGACATAATGGTATTAAAAATATTATTGCTTTATTGGGAAGTGATCAGTTTAACAGACTAAGAATTGGAATTGATCCTCCACCAAATAAGGAATATAAAATCGTTGATTGAGTTTTATCAAAAATGAATAATAATGAAATTGAAAGTATAAAACAAAGAGTAAATGATATTTCTGACTTTTTAAAAATCTTTGTTCAAGATTCTGATTTTAAAAAAGTTATGAATATGTTTAACAAATAG
- a CDS encoding ribose-phosphate diphosphokinase, translating into MNKDSIKIFGLSSNKPLTKKVCDLLEVTESQAKTSKFKDGEMIVQSLDSVRGQEIYIIQSTNQPVSDNLMELLIAIDAFKRASAQKINVVIPYFGYARQDRKAKGRQPITARLVANLIETAGANRVITVDLHSAQTMGFFNIPTDNFSTAQTMASEIIDTIIKNKLDPENCILVSPDHGGLTRVHGVASYTGQITTGIAVIAKRRPEPNKAEVEFILGDIQNKTCFVIDDMIDTGGTIINGARALKEAGAEDIYLFACHGLFNGDATSKMQDAINEGIVKEVIVTDTIDIPEERKFEGLKIVTVSNLLSNMILSSYEKSSLTNVYHDFKDSLTKTVEEYLKEFKK; encoded by the coding sequence ATGAATAAAGATAGCATAAAAATCTTTGGATTATCATCAAATAAGCCATTAACTAAAAAAGTTTGTGATTTATTAGAAGTAACAGAATCACAAGCAAAAACTTCAAAATTTAAGGATGGAGAGATGATAGTACAATCTCTTGACTCAGTGAGAGGACAAGAAATTTATATTATTCAATCAACTAATCAACCTGTGAGTGACAATTTAATGGAATTATTAATTGCCATTGACGCATTTAAAAGAGCTAGTGCACAAAAAATTAATGTGGTTATTCCATATTTTGGATATGCACGTCAAGATAGAAAAGCAAAAGGAAGACAACCAATTACTGCTAGACTTGTTGCAAATTTAATTGAAACAGCTGGAGCAAATCGTGTAATTACAGTTGATCTTCATTCAGCACAAACTATGGGATTTTTTAATATTCCAACAGATAATTTTTCAACTGCACAAACTATGGCAAGTGAAATTATCGACACAATTATTAAAAATAAATTAGACCCTGAAAACTGTATCTTAGTTTCACCTGATCATGGTGGTCTTACTAGAGTTCATGGAGTTGCCAGTTATACAGGACAAATTACAACTGGAATTGCAGTAATTGCAAAAAGAAGACCTGAACCAAATAAAGCAGAAGTAGAATTCATTTTAGGAGATATCCAAAATAAAACTTGTTTTGTTATTGATGACATGATTGATACTGGAGGAACAATTATAAATGGAGCAAGAGCTTTAAAAGAAGCTGGAGCAGAAGATATTTATTTATTTGCTTGTCATGGTTTATTTAATGGAGATGCAACTTCAAAAATGCAAGATGCAATTAATGAAGGTATTGTCAAAGAAGTTATTGTAACAGATACAATTGATATTCCTGAAGAAAGAAAATTTGAAGGATTAAAAATTGTTACAGTTTCAAATTTACTTTCAAATATGATTTTAAGTTCATATGAAAAATCATCATTAACAAATGTATATCATGATTTTAAAGATTCACTTACAAAAACTGTTGAAGAATATTTAAAGGAATTTAAAAAATAA
- a CDS encoding ABC-F family ATP-binding cassette domain-containing protein gives MGLANLYDISHKNGDKKLYENTAIKINKGEHIALIGPNGAGKTTLLNIIAGKILPDKGEVEIHPKTKIGYLDQHQDVDGEQLVEDYLKLAFSYLYELEARMNKIYEDMAIEYNEDELVKALKYQDTLNLNDFEMIDKKIGNLVDGLGIGLDKLKMKMGELSGGQRGKVILAKLLLSGDDFLLLDEPTNFLDIQQVEWLAKFLQNYEKAFVMVSHDNDFINKTCGIIYALDNLRLTRFVGNYDKYLADSEMLKEQYDKAFASQQKTIKKLETFVAKNKARASTAKSAQSRQKILDKMDVMNERRDLTKPNFNFNYKRPASATILEAKNLIIGYEHPLLHELNFSIREGEKCIITGRNGIGKTTFLKTASTEIKPFDGGVELGNGVEYAYFKQIEDVTGINAVQYLLRKFPDITDSEARAKIGQFGVKSSLMMQPMEKLSGGEQTRVRLAALSMIPCSLLVLDEPTNHIDVLAKEALLDAIQAFKGTVLLTTHDINFSTLWADRVIDFETLV, from the coding sequence ATGGGATTAGCAAATTTATACGATATATCACACAAAAATGGAGATAAAAAATTATATGAAAATACTGCAATAAAAATAAATAAAGGTGAGCACATCGCTTTAATAGGGCCAAACGGTGCTGGAAAAACAACTTTATTAAATATTATTGCAGGAAAAATTTTACCAGATAAAGGTGAAGTTGAAATTCATCCAAAAACTAAAATTGGTTATTTAGATCAACATCAAGATGTTGATGGTGAACAACTAGTTGAAGATTATTTAAAACTTGCATTTAGTTATCTATATGAATTAGAAGCAAGAATGAATAAAATTTATGAAGATATGGCAATTGAATATAACGAAGATGAATTAGTAAAAGCTTTAAAATACCAAGATACATTAAATTTAAATGACTTTGAAATGATTGATAAAAAAATTGGAAACCTAGTTGATGGATTAGGAATTGGTTTAGATAAGTTAAAAATGAAAATGGGAGAATTATCTGGGGGTCAAAGAGGAAAAGTTATTCTTGCAAAACTTTTACTAAGCGGTGATGATTTTTTACTTTTAGACGAACCTACAAACTTCTTAGATATTCAACAAGTTGAATGACTTGCAAAATTCTTACAGAACTATGAAAAGGCTTTTGTAATGGTATCTCATGATAATGATTTTATTAATAAAACTTGTGGCATTATTTACGCTTTAGATAATTTAAGACTAACTCGCTTTGTTGGAAACTATGATAAGTATCTAGCAGATTCAGAAATGCTTAAAGAACAATATGATAAAGCTTTTGCATCACAGCAAAAAACAATTAAGAAATTAGAAACTTTTGTTGCTAAAAATAAAGCTAGAGCAAGTACTGCAAAGTCTGCACAATCAAGACAAAAAATATTAGACAAAATGGATGTAATGAATGAAAGAAGAGATCTTACAAAACCAAATTTTAATTTTAATTATAAACGTCCAGCAAGTGCTACTATTTTAGAAGCTAAAAATTTAATTATTGGTTATGAACATCCGTTACTTCATGAATTAAACTTTTCTATTCGTGAAGGTGAAAAATGTATTATTACTGGAAGAAACGGGATTGGAAAAACTACATTTTTAAAAACTGCTTCAACAGAAATTAAACCTTTTGATGGTGGTGTTGAATTAGGAAATGGTGTTGAATACGCTTACTTTAAACAAATTGAAGATGTGACAGGAATTAATGCTGTTCAATATTTATTAAGAAAGTTTCCCGATATTACTGATTCAGAAGCTAGAGCAAAAATTGGACAATTTGGTGTTAAAAGTTCATTAATGATGCAACCAATGGAAAAACTATCTGGAGGAGAGCAAACAAGAGTAAGACTTGCAGCTCTAAGTATGATTCCATGTAGTCTTTTAGTACTTGATGAACCTACAAACCACATTGATGTATTAGCAAAAGAAGCACTTTTAGATGCAATACAAGCATTTAAAGGTACTGTTTTATTAACAACTCACGATATTAATTTTTCAACTTTATGAGCAGATAGAGTTATAGATTTTGAAACTTTAGTGTAA
- a CDS encoding GHMP family kinase ATP-binding protein, producing MKINSYAKVNLNLKVFPKDNSGYHKIESLITKVENLYDTLIIEKNSLAQDVIECNIEQLTKSNFIFDVLNILRKNNIITEFFTIRLEKKIPIGSGLGGGTSNAIALAKYLIGDCKISQTIWNEIALKVGYDSYYFISGFDVAIVKGYGEIVEKTESNIKIFKEDLIFTNINCETKAVYEQFDKVGYNQEINYLTKAAVTLYPELEQYTKEGIMSGSGSTFIKKKIS from the coding sequence ATGAAAATAAATTCTTATGCAAAAGTAAATTTAAATTTAAAAGTATTTCCCAAAGATAATAGTGGATATCATAAAATTGAAAGTTTAATTACAAAGGTTGAAAACCTGTATGATACTTTAATTATAGAAAAAAATAGTTTAGCTCAGGATGTCATTGAATGTAATATTGAGCAATTAACTAAATCAAATTTTATTTTTGATGTTTTAAATATACTAAGAAAAAATAATATAATCACTGAATTCTTTACAATTAGATTAGAAAAAAAGATTCCTATCGGTTCAGGACTTGGTGGGGGAACAAGTAATGCAATTGCATTAGCAAAATATTTAATAGGAGATTGTAAAATTTCTCAAACAATTTGAAATGAAATAGCACTTAAAGTTGGGTATGATTCTTATTATTTTATTTCGGGATTTGATGTAGCAATTGTAAAAGGTTATGGTGAAATAGTTGAAAAAACTGAGAGCAATATTAAAATTTTTAAAGAAGATTTAATCTTTACAAATATAAATTGTGAAACCAAAGCAGTCTATGAACAATTTGATAAAGTAGGTTATAACCAAGAAATAAATTATCTTACTAAAGCAGCAGTTACACTTTATCCAGAATTAGAACAATATACAAAAGAGGGTATAATGTCAGGAAGTGGATCAACATTTATTAAAAAAAAGATATCGTAA
- the rsmA gene encoding 16S rRNA (adenine(1518)-N(6)/adenine(1519)-N(6))-dimethyltransferase RsmA: MEFAKKKFGQNFISDKNLINKIINILDQDEKHLIIEIGPGRGALTKELVKRFEKVIAIEIDKDMEYVLKFEITEPNFELIIDDVLNIDFEQFLKLGYKKISLISNTPYYITSQIIFRTLNFSTNLDAAIFMVQKEVATRICAKQNENNYNNLSIACQFYSELKYEFTVNKNMFRPVPKVDSAIISLKFNNKYLNSVNDDQKFVEMVRKLFNNKRKTILNNLGQLTANKSQSQLALEKLKINPMKRPENLSIEDFISIYNEVAQWK; this comes from the coding sequence ATGGAATTTGCAAAGAAAAAATTTGGTCAAAACTTTATTAGTGATAAAAATTTAATTAATAAAATTATAAATATTTTAGATCAAGATGAAAAACATTTAATAATAGAAATTGGTCCAGGAAGAGGAGCTTTAACTAAAGAACTTGTTAAGAGATTTGAAAAAGTTATTGCAATTGAAATTGATAAGGATATGGAGTATGTTCTAAAATTTGAAATTACAGAGCCAAACTTTGAACTAATAATTGATGATGTCTTAAATATAGACTTTGAGCAATTCTTAAAATTAGGTTATAAAAAAATCTCATTAATATCAAATACACCTTATTACATTACTAGTCAAATAATTTTTAGAACTTTAAATTTTTCTACTAATTTAGATGCAGCTATTTTTATGGTTCAAAAAGAAGTCGCAACAAGAATTTGTGCAAAACAAAATGAAAATAATTATAATAATCTTTCTATTGCATGTCAGTTTTATTCTGAATTAAAATATGAATTTACTGTAAATAAAAATATGTTTAGACCAGTTCCAAAAGTTGATTCAGCAATTATAAGTCTAAAATTTAATAATAAATATTTGAATAGTGTAAATGATGATCAAAAATTTGTTGAAATGGTTAGAAAACTTTTTAACAATAAAAGAAAAACAATATTGAATAATTTAGGGCAATTAACTGCTAATAAATCTCAATCACAATTAGCATTGGAAAAATTAAAAATTAATCCTATGAAAAGGCCAGAAAATTTAAGTATTGAAGATTTTATATCTATATATAATGAGGTAGCTCAATGAAAATAA
- the rnmV gene encoding ribonuclease M5 codes for MKIEQVIIVEGKTDTNKLKLIYGSDNIDTIETNGLALDNKILQLIRDLNDVRGVIIFTDPDGPGVKIRDTINAYLNFKCFNAFINKKSIKNSKKIGIAEANEEDIREALKNLIQFNGKEIETLTWKQYLENDFYNIKNRIKIASHFNWNEKINSKKLFQWLNLLNLNVEDVKKILGVS; via the coding sequence ATGAAAATTGAACAAGTCATAATTGTTGAAGGTAAAACAGACACTAATAAACTAAAATTAATTTATGGATCTGATAATATTGATACCATTGAAACAAATGGACTTGCCTTAGATAATAAAATTTTACAATTGATACGTGACCTTAATGATGTACGAGGTGTAATAATTTTTACAGACCCTGATGGTCCTGGAGTTAAAATCCGCGATACCATTAATGCATATCTTAATTTTAAATGTTTTAACGCATTTATCAATAAGAAAAGCATAAAAAATTCAAAAAAAATTGGAATCGCAGAAGCAAATGAAGAAGATATACGTGAAGCATTAAAAAACTTGATACAATTTAATGGAAAAGAAATAGAAACTTTAACTTGAAAACAATATTTAGAAAATGACTTTTATAATATAAAAAATAGAATCAAAATTGCCAGTCACTTTAATTGAAATGAAAAAATTAATTCAAAAAAATTATTTCAATGATTAAACTTATTAAATTTAAATGTTGAAGATGTTAAAAAAATTTTAGGAGTATCTTAA
- the mreB gene encoding rod shape-determining protein, producing the protein MASWDRKREFVALDLGTANVVAYLGGQGIIYNEPSTMAYDVHTNTVIAAGEQAYEMVGKTNEDIRMVVPLVDGVIADLDAAKDLIKIIFSRIKLSDILKNALVVLACPSGVTELERGALKQVVADMGAKNVLVEEEVKLSAIGAGINISIASGHLVVDIGGGTTDIAIISAGDIVISRSIKTAGNHFDEEIRKYIRAEYNVLIGIKTAEKIKIEIGSLTKIDNGRTFRAFGRDVISGLPREVVISPDEVKNALLAPFSKITDLIVEVMENTPAELAGDIIRNGITICGGGALLRGIDTYFESIFQLKVTKAQDPLLTVIEGTKEYEKQIEKWLDVVELRDSREYNIK; encoded by the coding sequence ATGGCATCATGAGACCGTAAAAGAGAATTCGTTGCTTTAGACTTAGGTACTGCTAACGTAGTAGCATACTTAGGGGGACAAGGGATCATTTATAATGAACCTTCAACAATGGCATACGATGTACATACAAACACAGTTATAGCAGCTGGAGAACAGGCTTACGAAATGGTTGGTAAAACTAACGAAGACATTAGAATGGTTGTACCATTAGTTGACGGAGTTATTGCTGACTTAGACGCTGCAAAAGATTTAATCAAAATCATCTTTTCACGTATCAAATTATCAGATATCTTAAAAAATGCTTTAGTAGTTCTTGCCTGCCCTTCAGGAGTTACTGAATTAGAAAGAGGAGCATTGAAACAAGTTGTTGCTGATATGGGAGCAAAAAATGTTCTTGTTGAAGAAGAAGTTAAATTATCAGCTATTGGAGCTGGAATTAACATCTCAATCGCTAGTGGACACTTAGTTGTTGACATTGGTGGGGGAACAACAGATATCGCTATTATTTCTGCTGGAGATATTGTTATCTCAAGATCAATCAAAACAGCTGGAAATCACTTTGACGAAGAAATTAGAAAATACATTCGTGCAGAGTACAACGTACTAATCGGAATTAAAACTGCTGAAAAAATTAAAATTGAGATCGGTTCATTAACAAAAATCGATAACGGACGTACATTCCGTGCATTCGGAAGAGACGTTATTTCAGGGTTACCAAGAGAAGTTGTTATTTCACCAGATGAAGTAAAAAATGCATTATTAGCACCATTTTCAAAAATTACTGACTTAATTGTTGAAGTAATGGAAAATACACCTGCTGAATTAGCTGGAGATATTATTAGAAATGGTATTACTATTTGTGGTGGTGGAGCTTTATTAAGAGGAATCGATACATACTTTGAATCAATTTTCCAATTAAAAGTTACAAAAGCTCAAGATCCTTTATTAACAGTTATTGAAGGAACTAAAGAATACGAAAAACAAATCGAAAAATGATTAGACGTAGTTGAATTACGTGATTCAAGAGAATACAACATTAAATAA
- a CDS encoding rod shape-determining protein, translated as MAKITLNQRRHIAIDVGTSKTKIHIENLGLVFNAATLVALDFKTRRVVAVGDDAKKFVGKLSGSLQLKYPMKRGVITDMAMLKLFLSAVLSKYKNELDGAIVTLACPTSVTTLERNSLIKSIKELGVYHVQAEDDVKLALLGAGVDITKPNGYLCLDIGAGKSTAAIIATNGTVCTKWSKSGGNSMDLDIIKHLKSKEQMLIGEITAESIKNSIATLIKTKEPLKTSAYGYDLNSGLPKEVILQDKDILKIVQSTFGNLTNLITTVLEEAPNELAGDVIKNGIVVTGGVALIPGVKFYLEDFFEIPVRVAKNALTATIDGAIAHKELTIEDMEFSSQKEEFF; from the coding sequence ATGGCAAAAATAACTTTAAACCAGAGAAGACACATCGCAATTGATGTTGGTACAAGTAAAACAAAAATTCACATTGAAAATTTAGGTCTAGTATTTAATGCAGCAACATTGGTTGCCCTAGATTTTAAAACTAGAAGAGTAGTAGCAGTTGGAGATGATGCCAAAAAGTTTGTGGGGAAACTTAGTGGATCATTACAACTTAAATATCCTATGAAACGTGGTGTCATTACAGATATGGCTATGCTTAAACTATTTTTATCAGCTGTTTTAAGTAAATATAAAAATGAATTGGATGGAGCAATTGTTACATTGGCTTGCCCTACAAGTGTAACTACTTTAGAAAGAAATTCCTTAATTAAATCAATTAAGGAATTGGGTGTATATCATGTTCAAGCTGAAGATGATGTTAAGCTTGCCCTATTAGGTGCTGGAGTTGATATTACAAAACCTAATGGTTACTTATGTTTAGATATTGGAGCTGGAAAATCAACAGCTGCAATTATTGCAACTAATGGTACAGTATGTACAAAATGATCAAAATCTGGGGGAAACTCAATGGATTTAGATATAATAAAACATTTAAAAAGCAAAGAACAAATGTTAATTGGAGAAATAACAGCAGAATCAATTAAAAATTCTATTGCTACTTTAATTAAAACAAAAGAACCTTTAAAAACTAGTGCCTATGGATATGATTTAAATTCAGGTCTTCCAAAAGAAGTAATATTACAAGATAAAGATATTCTAAAAATTGTGCAATCAACATTTGGAAATTTAACAAACTTAATAACTACAGTTCTTGAAGAAGCTCCCAACGAATTAGCTGGAGATGTTATTAAAAATGGAATTGTTGTAACTGGAGGAGTTGCATTAATTCCTGGAGTTAAATTTTATTTAGAAGATTTCTTTGAAATACCTGTTAGAGTTGCTAAAAATGCTTTAACAGCAACAATTGATGGAGCAATTGCTCACAAAGAATTGACAATTGAAGACATGGAATTTAGTTCACAAAAAGAGGAATTTTTCTAG
- the mreB gene encoding rod shape-determining protein, whose protein sequence is MANKKPTFVSMDLGTANTLVYIAGQGIVYNEPSIVAYRIKENKIVAVGEEAYKMIGKGNKTIRVVRPMVDGVITDIRATEAQLRYIFTKLRITKQLRHSIMLLACPSVITELEKTALKKIAINLGADQVFVEEEVKMAALGGGVNIYAPTGNLIVDMGGGTTDIAVLASGDIVLSKSIKVAGNYLNDECQKFIRSQYGLEIGSKTAESIKVNVGSLSKYPDERRMKVYGRDVVSGLPREIEITPEEVREVLKVPVSRIIDLTVQVLEDTPPELAGDIFRNGITICGGGALIRGIDKYFADTLQLPTKIGEQPLLAVINGTKKFESEIWEIIKAQRLHDDIMGR, encoded by the coding sequence ATGGCAAATAAAAAACCAACATTCGTGTCAATGGACTTAGGTACTGCAAACACACTTGTTTACATTGCTGGACAAGGTATTGTTTATAACGAACCTTCAATCGTTGCATACAGAATTAAAGAAAACAAAATCGTTGCTGTAGGGGAAGAAGCTTACAAAATGATCGGGAAAGGTAACAAAACAATCCGTGTTGTTAGACCAATGGTTGATGGAGTTATTACTGACATTAGAGCAACTGAAGCTCAATTAAGATATATTTTTACAAAATTAAGAATTACAAAACAATTAAGACACTCAATCATGCTATTAGCATGTCCTTCAGTTATTACTGAATTGGAAAAAACAGCGTTGAAAAAAATCGCTATTAACTTAGGAGCAGACCAAGTATTCGTTGAAGAAGAAGTTAAAATGGCTGCTTTAGGTGGAGGAGTAAATATTTATGCTCCAACAGGAAACTTAATCGTTGATATGGGTGGGGGAACTACTGATATTGCTGTATTAGCATCAGGAGATATCGTTCTATCAAAATCAATTAAAGTTGCTGGAAACTACTTAAATGATGAATGTCAAAAATTCATTAGATCACAATACGGACTAGAAATCGGTTCAAAAACAGCTGAATCAATTAAAGTTAACGTTGGATCATTATCAAAATACCCAGACGAAAGACGTATGAAAGTTTATGGTCGTGACGTTGTTTCTGGATTACCAAGAGAAATCGAAATTACACCAGAAGAAGTACGTGAGGTATTGAAAGTACCAGTATCAAGAATTATTGACTTAACAGTTCAAGTATTAGAAGATACACCACCAGAATTAGCTGGAGATATCTTTAGAAATGGTATTACTATTTGTGGAGGTGGAGCCTTGATTAGAGGAATCGACAAATACTTCGCAGATACATTACAATTACCAACAAAAATTGGTGAACAACCATTATTAGCCGTAATTAACGGAACTAAAAAATTCGAATCAGAAATCTGAGAAATTATTAAAGCTCAAAGATTACACGATGACATCATGGGTAGATAA
- the mreB gene encoding rod shape-determining protein, with translation MYIETNRPFISLDLGTSNILAYVSGQGIVYSQPSLMAYDNNLNKLIAIGQEAYEMVGKVNDHIRMVTPLVDGVIADLDAAKDLLKHIFDRLKMMNFWKSSVVVLACPSGVTELERDALKMVAKDMGADLVVVEEEVKMSALGAGVNIELPMGHLIVDIGGGTTDIAIVASGDVVLSRSVKVAGNYFNDEILKFVRAEYNIAVGIKTAENIKKNIGSLVKYPNERSMQIYGRDIVSGLPKEAKVNSEEIRNVLLGAFGRITDLVIEVMESTPPELAGDIMKNGIVLCGGGALVRNVDKYFHDIFQLPTRIAADPLNCVIEGTKAYEKIILRKIEEGFYDDSQETFLQTLKK, from the coding sequence ATGTATATTGAAACAAATAGACCTTTCATTTCCCTAGATCTAGGAACAAGCAATATCCTTGCTTATGTCTCAGGTCAGGGAATTGTTTATAGTCAACCAAGTTTAATGGCTTATGATAATAACCTAAATAAACTTATTGCTATTGGCCAAGAAGCTTATGAAATGGTCGGAAAAGTAAATGATCACATTAGAATGGTTACTCCATTAGTTGATGGAGTTATTGCAGACTTAGATGCTGCAAAAGATTTATTAAAGCATATCTTTGACAGACTAAAAATGATGAACTTTTGAAAATCATCTGTTGTTGTGCTTGCGTGTCCGAGTGGAGTTACTGAATTAGAGCGTGATGCTTTAAAAATGGTTGCCAAAGACATGGGAGCTGACTTAGTGGTTGTAGAAGAAGAAGTTAAAATGTCTGCACTAGGTGCTGGAGTTAACATCGAATTACCTATGGGGCACTTAATTGTTGATATTGGTGGGGGAACTACTGATATTGCAATTGTTGCTTCTGGAGATGTTGTACTTTCAAGATCTGTTAAAGTTGCTGGAAACTATTTCAATGATGAAATATTGAAATTCGTTCGTGCTGAATACAACATTGCTGTGGGAATTAAAACTGCAGAAAACATTAAGAAAAACATTGGTTCATTAGTGAAATATCCAAATGAACGTTCAATGCAAATTTATGGTAGAGATATTGTTTCTGGTTTACCAAAAGAAGCAAAAGTCAATTCTGAAGAAATTAGAAATGTTCTTTTAGGAGCATTTGGACGAATTACTGATTTAGTAATTGAAGTTATGGAAAGTACACCTCCTGAATTAGCTGGAGATATCATGAAAAATGGTATCGTGTTATGTGGTGGTGGAGCATTAGTAAGAAACGTTGATAAATATTTCCATGATATTTTCCAATTACCTACAAGAATTGCAGCAGATCCTTTGAACTGTGTTATTGAAGGAACTAAAGCATACGAAAAAATAATTTTAAGAAAAATTGAAGAAGGCTTCTATGATGATAGTCAAGAAACATTCCTACAAACATTAAAAAAATAA